Below is a genomic region from Leptospira venezuelensis.
GATCACCTCCTTTTTAAGGAGATCAAAATCTAAGCTTGCTTAGAACGACGAAAACCCAGTCCTTGCTTGCAAGGGCTGGGGGTGTAACAATTCGGTGAGTCACGCTACTCTATATGTTTTCGAAGAGCCTTTCCTCTTCTTCTTAATAATTCAAACAAACGAAAGAATCAAACTGAGCAAAGATCGATCTTTGTCTTGAGATTTTTCTGTAGGAACTCCTACATAAAAAGGAGACTGCCCCCACCCAAGTTCGGGTGGAGGAGGTGGGCCCGTGGGAGAAGCCTTTACCCCATATACTAAAATTCCCTAAACTTCAACTCCAATTTTGTGCTCAAATACATGTTGGAATTCCTACAAAATATTCAGAAGTCTAAAGATTTTTTTCCAAAAAATAACTTAAACTTAACATATTTATAAATAAATTTCCTTTAATTCACCAGGCTTTCTTTTAGGAAAATTTTTGAATAAAAAGTAAGTTATTCGTCTTTGGTAATATTAGAGGTTTTTTAAATACCTCTTAAACAGAATGCAAACTGATATTTGGAAACTTGTAATAGGTGGATTAATGGTGATATTTCCGTTATTCTATTTTTTACCAAGTTCTTCTTCAGGAATGATGGAAGCAGACAGAAATCTACCTGAATTTCAAATTAGTGAAGAATACGGTGTACCTACAGATATACGAGAGGCTCTAATCGGTAAAGAGAATCTGGTCTATTTTGGATATCTCAACTGCAAGACAGTATGTCATGGTAGTTTGCAAAAATTGAAAAATCTAATTTCGAAACAAAAAGATCTAAGACTCGTATTCGTAAGTTTAGATCCTGAATCGGATACAGAAGAACGTTTTGAAAAATATTTTTCCGATCTAAAAACGGAAACGAAATTTATCCGGTTAGAATCGCGGGGAAGGGCCTTCGAACTCGCAAGACTTTTCGGAATTATGGCATTTTCTTCTAATAAAAGTGGAGATATAGATCATCCAGATTCTGTTCTTTGGGTAAATTCTCAGGGAAGGATCAGAGGATTGATTTTCGAATTTGATAAACATTGGGATCAAAACCCACAAGAACTTATCCAATTCATAAGCGATAAAAAATACAAAAGCCTCTAAACATTTAAGCGATTTATAACTAAGCAAAAAATAGACCGGGATCCTTTCTAAGGCAGCCCCGAAACAAATAAAGTCCGAAATCGGACCTAAAAATAAAAACCCTTCCAGGGGAAATATATGAATCCGCCTCAGCCTAAACAAAGTATCCAAGATACTGCAAAACTAAAATTTAAAGAAGAAACTAAGAGAGTAGATCGCTTTTTCTATCTCCTTCTTTTGGCACATATTCCTTTTGCATTGTTATTATCTTTAGAATATGGAACCTGGAAATTCGTTTTAAATTCTTCGATAATCATTACGATACTTTCAAGTATTGGCTTTCTGTTCTTACGAGGACAATATATTCTCAGAATTTTAAATGCTATCCTTATCATGGCATGGTCTGGGATTTTGATCCAGTCTCAGTTTGGAAGAATAGAGATGCATTTCCACGTGTTTGTTGCATTGGCATTTCTTCTCTATTATAGAGATTGGAAAACACTTCTCCCCGGGGCATTGTATATCGCAGTTCATCACGGATTATTATCTTTTTGCCAAAGTATAGGATACAAGATTTCGGAAACTCCAATAATTATATTCAATTACGGAAACGGTTGGGACATTGTTCTTCTGCATGCAATTTTTGTAATTTTCGAGACTGGAATATTGATCTACTTCTCCGCTACTTTCAAAAAAGAATTTTTGAATCAAGCAATTAATCTGGCAGAATTGGAAGAAGTCCGAAAATACAATGTTTCCATACAGGGAGAAGTTCGAGGAAAATCAGAATCCGTAAACGGAATTTTAGAAGGTTTAGTTCGGAGTTCAGCTACGGTAGCAGATAGAACGACCGACCAAGCAAATAGTTTAGAAGAAATTAATGCAAGTATGAACCAAATTTCAGAGGCGATCTCTGATGTATCTGATTCTGCAAAAAAACAGTTGGAAGCGACTGGAACCTTGGAGAATTCTTTTCAAAATTTAGAGATAAGTTTCCAGGATATGGAAGCCGGACTTGTTTCCACCAAATCATTATTCGAAACAGCATGGAAACATGCGAGAGAATCTGAAGAAAGCCTTATGGCGATCGAAAGATCCATCAAAAGAATTGAATCCAGCTCTTCCAGCACTAGTGCTAAACTTGGAACGATTACAGATATTGCAGATAAAGTCAATCTTCTCGCATTAAATGCATCTATAGAAGCAGCAAGAGCTGGGGAACATGGAAGGGGATTCGCAGTGGTCGCGGACGAAATCTCAAAATTGGCAGACCAAACTGCGAGCACCATCAAAGAAATTTCCAAATTGATCCGAGATGGCAAAGAGGAAATGACAAAGAATACGGATATAGTTCAATCCGGCACAAAAACAATTTCATTAATCTTGGGAGATGTAGATTCCATTAAAGAAAGTTTAGATTCTTTCTTTTCTCTTTTAGCAAAACAAACAGATATTCGGGTTACTGTGGCTGGCGCTCTATTTAATGCCGGAGAAATTTCTCAAAACGTTCACAAAGCGACGGAGGCGGAGAAGAAAAGTTTAGAAGAGATCCGAAACTTTTTAGACCGGATCCAAAATTCAAATGCAATCATCGCAACCCATGCACTTGAAGCGGCAGATCAGGCCAGAAAATGTGAAGAATTAAGCGATTCCTTGCAAAAGCAGGTCCAAGAATTCAAAGCTTAAACGCAGAAATGGAAGCCAGAAATTTCTTTCCAAACTAAGATAGAATTTTCCAATCTGTAAAATTTTTCGTTTGAAATATTTTCTTTCCAAATAGAAAGTTCCTATTTGTTTCCGACCCTTACTATGAAAAAATTTCTATTTATCTCTGTTTCCGCATTAGCCGTTGCAGTCTTTTTAGCAATACCAGGCACTATTAGCTCACAAAGTGGCGATATCGAAGCTGCTATCCAAGCCGCTTGCAACCGTTTGGTAGAAGGCGGACTCTATAAAAGTTGCAAACCAGCCCCAGGATTCTCGCTCGGACAAGGTTATTACAGCCAATCCGCGCAAATTAAATGCCAATGCGAGAACAAATCCGATAACGGAAAAACAATCGTTACTATTTCTCTCTGGCAAGGATATTGATCCTTATCTAAAATCTCGACTTTCCGGGTTTAATATCTTTCCTGGAAAAGTCGGGATTATGTCTAATTAGACCTTCGCAAAAAAGGAAATCTATTTTGGACATTTTTTCAGTTCTTTTCTTTTTGCGATTATATTCAAAATCACATCTTTGATCACATCTTTATAGTATAATTGTCCTTCTTTTTGATCTTCTCCGGCCCAAAAGAAGAAAATCAACGGCAACCAAAGCCAAGACTTGGCCTCATGCAGATAGGTTTTCTTAAATAATAATTTTTGATCTTCAAAAGCAGAAATATCGAAATTCTCGAAAGCAGTTAATCTACTAGGAAAGATCGTCAGAGTCATTCCGGACAGAAGTCTTCCCGCATATCCAAGTGACGAATAAGTGATTCTATTGTTGATTTGGATAAAAACACCTTTTTGAATATCGGTTCCTTGCTTATCATTTGAGGAAAGAATGCCAGACTCGTTAAAGACTTCTTTTGCCATCACATCCAAGACTGGATGAGACTGGCCATTGTATTTATCTTCTGTAACCTTTATATTTGTTCTTTTACCATCGGCAGATTGTTCCGTACTGATATCCGGAGGAAGTCCATTAATCAAAGTTTTAAACGCAACAACGCTCAAACAGGAAGAAGGTTCCAGATGATTTTTGGAAAGAACCGGGTCAACTGTATGATAGTACAAACAATTGAAACTTATACTTGCGAATAAACCAAGGATGAAAATAGAAATGATAGAAGCTTTCATAACAAGCCATTATAGATAGCTCCAAATCGATGGAGTCAAGAATAGTAAATAAATTATCTTCTAATTTGCTTATAGAAAAGAACAGGGAGCATCTAAACTTCTTTTATTTCTACAACCAGCCACTATTCCTAATGCGACATAATACCTATTATCGGAAGTTGGGAATATGTCTGCAAAAGGCGAATTCTATCAAAAATAACCCATTGTCGAAGTGCCTACAAATACAAATCCCAGGACCTCGAAACCTTCTTCTTATCCTTTAAAAATCGCTCAGATCATCATGTAGGATCAAATCGTCCAGATATACGTTTGCATAATCAGTCCGGATCCCGGAAGTTCCCCAGCTAAAAGTTCCATCGGTAATAGATAACTGCAGAACATTATCTACATAAAAATCGAGATGATTTCCAATCGCTACCAAGGTCAGCTTGTACCATTGTTTGGTATTGAAAGACTTTCGATTTCCAGACTGATCCTTAAGAATTCCATTCGCTAAATGAGTATAAACTCCACAAAGTTTTTTCTTAAAGTAAACAGATCCATCACTTCTAAGCGATGCCACATATAAATCGTTTTCGGTCCTATATCTTGTAAATAGATGAATTCCCTGCCAACTATCTGAAGAAGCTTGCCAAGAATCGATATAGAATCGAGCCTCCAACGCTTGGTCCGTCCACTTTACGCGGGAACCATTATATACACCTTGGACAAGCATTCTGAAATTGTAATCTTCCGTTTTTGCTCTTTTATAAACTCCATTGGAAAGATGTTTAGATACCAAACTCCCGGAAGTTACTTCTAAATGAGATTGTAAAGACTTATTAGAACTATTTTCTATCAAGTCTCCATCGGTGTATGTTTCAAAACCTTCAAAAGAAATTCCTGCAGGCGTTTGCCATATGTAGATTTCACTGGATCCACTCGGATAATAACCTGTTCCAGGAAAAAATTCATAGATTCCAGGTGGATTACAAGAGCTCGCTTGCAATTGGTTTACAGTTTTGGCAGAAGGATCTAAAACCTGTTCCAAAATAATATTTGTCCCAAAATCAAAAACGCCCAAATACAGAAAACTAGCAAAAACTAACATTCTAAAGGTGGAAGTCATCTTGTAACCCATCCAATTATTTTCGACCCGAGATCAGATACCTTCAGCCTTTGAAAGTCAAGCTGTTAACCTTCTCTTCATTAAAATTGAATCCAAAGAAAAGCGACCAGGTCCAGATAAATATAGAAATAAACAACCAAGGGCTTGTGAATACTCGGATCGAATCTCATGTAGTACCGCCCAAAATCCAAAAATCGGCGGAGCTTGAGGCGGTAATAATGGAGAAGTTTCAAATAATAGAGGCAATTTTGTTAGATACATTGCCACGAGCATTTGAATAATAAATACGAAACTTAATGGTTTTGTTAGAATTCCGAGTATCAGCATGGCTCCTCCCAGAATTTCCAATCCGCCGATAAAGGACGCAGTCATTTCAGGATGCGAAAATCCTAATTTTGTAAATCTTCCGATACCTTGATTTACAAAGAGGAATTTAATGATTCCTTCCCAGATAAAAACTCCGCCAACAAGGATCCGGATGATAAGATTAGATCTATCACCCTCCTCGACACGAAAGAAATGATTAATAAAATTACTTAAATACATAGTTTTTCCTTTGGTATAAGCAATGGCCTAAGTCTAAATACCATCGCTTTATAAATTGTTTTATAGTTAGAATATGAAATGATTCAAAAGGTAGAAAGAATACGATGGCGAGTGAACGAACGATAAAATTAGGAGTTTAAACTCCTCTACAAGGATTAGCGAAACCTACTAGGACTCCCATTCACAAAGACTACGAACCGTAGTATATTTTAGACCGTATTACAAATTTCGAATAGACCGCTTTCTACTTCCAGGATACCGACAATACTTCGGTCTGGAAAATTATTTTCACTAGTATGTAATCAATTAATTACTTATAATCTTGAATTCAAATCTTCTAAATAGGAATTTGGTCCTATGCGACCATCCGTTTCAGTTATACTTCCTACATACAACGAAAGTAAAAATCTGCCCATTGCAGCCGATAGGATAACCAGATCTTTGTCTGATTACCGTCATGAGATTATCGTGGTGGATGATGATAGTCCAGATCATACTTGGGAGGTTGCAGAACACCTTCAGGAAAAAATCCCACAACTTAAAGTGATTCGTAGATTAAGCGGTAAAGGTTTATCTTCTGCAGTATTAACTGGTATGGGCGCTGCAGAAGGAGAAGTTTTCGTGGTGATGGATTCCGATCTGCAACATGACGAAAAAATCCTTCCGGAGATGATCCGTTCCTTTTACGAGCGTGATGTGGATCTATGCTTAGGTACCAGATACGCTAAAGGTGGATCTACTGGTAAATGGTCTTTGGCTAGGATCGGCATCAGCAGATTTGCAACTTTCTTAGCAAAAGGACTTTTAGGTCTTCCAGTTTCAGATCCTATGAGCGGTTATTTCGGCATTAAACGTTCCGTTTATTCGGAAACTAAAAACTCAATCAACCCTAGAGGTTTTAAGATACTTCTAGAATTTTTAGGGAGAAGTAAAGAGAACCTTAAAATAGAGGAAATCCCTTATACCTTCCAAACCAGAATGTACGGAGAAACAAAACTGAATAATTCAGTGATCAAAAATTTCTTTTTGGCAATTTTAGATATTCGTTTTGGAAAATGGATTTCACCGACATTTCTACTTTATTCACTCGTTGGCGCAAGTGGAGTACTTGTAAATTTAGTCGGATTTTTGATAGCTGAATTATGTAAATTTCCGGAAGTCCAAACAGGGATATCTTTCTTGGATCCCTTTTCACTTTCTGTATTTTTTGGGATAGAACTTTCGATCCTGTCCAACTTCTTCTTAAATAACTATTTTACATTTTATGAAAGAAGATACTCCGGAAAAAATTTGAGCTTCGGATTTCTATTATTCCATTTAGTGAGTATGGTAGGGATTTTAGTGCAGATGTCTGCATTTCATTTTATCTACTATTCCATCTTTAAACAATGGAATGGAGCATCTGAACTTACTTTGAAATTCAGTGCAGATATTCTTTCCATTCTGACGGCGATGGTATCAAATTATTTCCTAAATTCCAATCTAACCTGGTCCAAAAAGCCTGAACTGAAGAGTTAAAACTTAGGCGAGAACATCTTTCCGTCTAAGTTTTAATTGATTTCTTCTACCTTCTTTTTACATTATAAAAGCCTGTCTTTCGGGTTATGAGAAGAAGATCAACATCCTTCTCAATCATTATTGGAGAAGAATATGGCCAAGGTACTGGTTCCTTTTGCTGATGGAATGGAGGAAATGGAAGCAGTTATAATTATAGACGTGCTTCGCAGAGCCGGGATAGAAGTAGTCTCTGCTGGGATTTCCACAAATACGGTTACTGCATCCAGAGGAGTTAAATTAGTCTCCGATTCTCTTTTATCGGAAATATCCCCTTCTTCCTTCGATATGATTGTTTTGCCAGGAGGAAATCAAGGCACCAAAAACCTGAATGCAAGCGCACTGCTTTCGGAAATATTAATAAACTTTAAAAAAGAAAACAAATGGATCGGCGCAATCTGTGCGGCACCAAATGTTCTGCTAACTCATAGTATTCTTCAAAACCAAAGATTCACAGCATTTCCAGGAAGTGTTCCGTCTAACGAAGAATACACTGGGAATAGATTAGAACTTTCTGATAAAATTTTAACGAGTATAGGCCCAGGTTCGGCATTTGAATTCTCCTTAAAAATTGTGGAACTTCTCTCCGGAA
It encodes:
- a CDS encoding DoxX family protein, coding for MYLSNFINHFFRVEEGDRSNLIIRILVGGVFIWEGIIKFLFVNQGIGRFTKLGFSHPEMTASFIGGLEILGGAMLILGILTKPLSFVFIIQMLVAMYLTKLPLLFETSPLLPPQAPPIFGFWAVLHEIRSEYSQALGCLFLYLSGPGRFSLDSILMKRRLTA
- a CDS encoding glycosyltransferase, coding for MRPSVSVILPTYNESKNLPIAADRITRSLSDYRHEIIVVDDDSPDHTWEVAEHLQEKIPQLKVIRRLSGKGLSSAVLTGMGAAEGEVFVVMDSDLQHDEKILPEMIRSFYERDVDLCLGTRYAKGGSTGKWSLARIGISRFATFLAKGLLGLPVSDPMSGYFGIKRSVYSETKNSINPRGFKILLEFLGRSKENLKIEEIPYTFQTRMYGETKLNNSVIKNFFLAILDIRFGKWISPTFLLYSLVGASGVLVNLVGFLIAELCKFPEVQTGISFLDPFSLSVFFGIELSILSNFFLNNYFTFYERRYSGKNLSFGFLLFHLVSMVGILVQMSAFHFIYYSIFKQWNGASELTLKFSADILSILTAMVSNYFLNSNLTWSKKPELKS
- a CDS encoding SCO family protein, with product MVIFPLFYFLPSSSSGMMEADRNLPEFQISEEYGVPTDIREALIGKENLVYFGYLNCKTVCHGSLQKLKNLISKQKDLRLVFVSLDPESDTEERFEKYFSDLKTETKFIRLESRGRAFELARLFGIMAFSSNKSGDIDHPDSVLWVNSQGRIRGLIFEFDKHWDQNPQELIQFISDKKYKSL
- a CDS encoding DJ-1 family glyoxalase III — encoded protein: MAKVLVPFADGMEEMEAVIIIDVLRRAGIEVVSAGISTNTVTASRGVKLVSDSLLSEISPSSFDMIVLPGGNQGTKNLNASALLSEILINFKKENKWIGAICAAPNVLLTHSILQNQRFTAFPGSVPSNEEYTGNRLELSDKILTSIGPGSAFEFSLKIVELLSGMEKRKEVEKNLYLPF
- a CDS encoding methyl-accepting chemotaxis protein; this encodes MNPPQPKQSIQDTAKLKFKEETKRVDRFFYLLLLAHIPFALLLSLEYGTWKFVLNSSIIITILSSIGFLFLRGQYILRILNAILIMAWSGILIQSQFGRIEMHFHVFVALAFLLYYRDWKTLLPGALYIAVHHGLLSFCQSIGYKISETPIIIFNYGNGWDIVLLHAIFVIFETGILIYFSATFKKEFLNQAINLAELEEVRKYNVSIQGEVRGKSESVNGILEGLVRSSATVADRTTDQANSLEEINASMNQISEAISDVSDSAKKQLEATGTLENSFQNLEISFQDMEAGLVSTKSLFETAWKHARESEESLMAIERSIKRIESSSSSTSAKLGTITDIADKVNLLALNASIEAARAGEHGRGFAVVADEISKLADQTASTIKEISKLIRDGKEEMTKNTDIVQSGTKTISLILGDVDSIKESLDSFFSLLAKQTDIRVTVAGALFNAGEISQNVHKATEAEKKSLEEIRNFLDRIQNSNAIIATHALEAADQARKCEELSDSLQKQVQEFKA
- a CDS encoding pectate lyase; translation: MTSTFRMLVFASFLYLGVFDFGTNIILEQVLDPSAKTVNQLQASSCNPPGIYEFFPGTGYYPSGSSEIYIWQTPAGISFEGFETYTDGDLIENSSNKSLQSHLEVTSGSLVSKHLSNGVYKRAKTEDYNFRMLVQGVYNGSRVKWTDQALEARFYIDSWQASSDSWQGIHLFTRYRTENDLYVASLRSDGSVYFKKKLCGVYTHLANGILKDQSGNRKSFNTKQWYKLTLVAIGNHLDFYVDNVLQLSITDGTFSWGTSGIRTDYANVYLDDLILHDDLSDF